The segment CGTTTCAAACGGGGACCATTGAGCTTTTGTCAGATCCACCCTCGGATCATACATCCTTTGCTGAAATCTGCCATTCAACGAGCTCCAAACGTCGAGATGTACTGAAATGTCGGTGATTCCTTGAGTCTGGTAAACATTTCTCTGAACACATTTGGCCCACTGGTGCACCATGTCAACGTGCTTGCTCCAGCGGTCATTTTGAACCCATGCCTGGAGAAAGTTAATGAATTGTTAGGTGAATAACACTGAGCATTTCAATAAGTACCTCTGGATCCAAAAACATCTCCTTCCCAGAAGCGTTATCTACAACCCTGGGAAGGATGAGGATTGTATTCCACGAATGTACCATCATGTCCCAGGAATAGCCGTAAAGACCACTGGTCCAGTTGTTGAATCCCTGGaaactcaaaaaataaagacaaaaaaatttcaatttacacaCAAGTACCTTGGTAACTGAATGGGAATATGGAAGGACGGCTTGTACAGTGACATGCGTTGCAAGACACGAAAAAACCAAATAGTGCTTCCAAGTCAAAGCTTTTTTGTCACGACTGTAGATTGGCTCCAAAGAACTCGGTGCTAAAATGGGAATAccattgaatttaattgattcaCAGTTCATCTGGCAATTACAATCTTCTGTGCAACTGTCACAGTCATTTCCCACAGTTGTCATGGAGAGCAATTTTCGTGGCCAGCTTGGATTGCAGAAAAGAGGCAGTGTCACCAAGCAGACATACGGGAACATTCCTacaagttttaattgttaacTGGAACTAACCCACGAACTTAATCACCTATAGAAAATATCTGAGAATtcattaaatgaaaagaagCGCAGAACAAGAGCGCAGGGGGTCGAGTCTTGTCGAAGAACAACCAAAATGCAATTGTGAGATCAAGAAGGAATCCTCCAACGTGTATTATCCACAGATCAACTTGTGCCGGTGTCATGAACACCCTGAAAACAgcaattaatatatttgagaatttttcaatgacattagaaaattttaagtacaTTACTCAATGtgaaaagcagaaaaaggTCATCAGCACAAGCAAAAAAGGAGCTAAAAAcagctaaaaaatatataaaagtatAAATAGAGTTTACAAAAAACCAAAACTCACCTGAAGGGCTCAAAAACCCAGTGGTTTGCCAGATAAGTCATGGAGTAACCGTTTAACCAATCATAGTCAAACTTCTTCAGTCCGGCCAAAAAGtagagcaagaaaaattggTAGCGCAGGATGGCGTAGTTCCAGAGTGGTGCCATTTTCTGTTTCTTAGGCCACAGCCAAGAATCAAGTGAGCTGTGAAAAAATTTCGTAAGTCTTTAAGTTCACCGATGACACGTGATCTAACTCTTACCAGTACAGATTGGCTTGTGAAGGAAGCAACAAAATAGCAAGCAAGCCATAAAGGTAGGAGTGGTTATTCCAAGAGGACTTGTCCAACAGGAAAATGTACCAATAGGTGCTAGCGAAAGCTACACAACTTGTGCGAAAGAAAAATCCCAATGTGATACCAAGTGCTCCTGAAAATCCAGACGTCCGACACACACCAAGTGAGAAGGTAAGATCCACACACCGATAGAGAAGATTGCGACAAAACTACGAAATGAAACACAAAGTTTTACGTACCGAGCCACATCACCATGTATAGCATGATCATGCACTGAAGAGAAGGCTGTGGGAGGAAATTGAAGAGAGGGAAACGGCACTCGAGGGGATCACCCCAGCGAAAGTCTGCAATTGCCAAACCCCGCTCCTCGGGGATGTCAAATACCATTAGCAGTCCTGGAAACGATTGAATAAATGATGACACGCTTTGAgacgtttcaaatttaatcaccAAAGAGGCAACGAACAACTCCTAAAGAGGCTGGATCTGTGGGGCGGTAAAGAAGGACGAGGAGACATTTAAAGGAAGCGAGATCACTCGTGTTAAACCCGAATAATTTGGCAAAAGTGCCCTCGTCGCATCTAGTGCTCGATCTCTCCTGGCTGTCGGTCTTGCACCTCTGCTTCTTCTCCTTCATCGCCGctacaaaatgtaatttgacAGAGCTGTTGAGCAATATAATCACGTCGCTCTCTCGGCGTCGCCTGTGTTATACTGAATCAATATGTCTTAAGATGAGAGGAGGAACACATGATGCTTATATGTATGCATGAATGTAGCACCCAAGAAACAGTTACCATGGCAACAAACTGAACATCATCCCCTTTTGTGTTTGTGATTTCTCATTTAACACTTCAATAGTTTTATTAATCTGCATTAAATTCAGATGACTGGTTTTTTAGGTCTGACtagcgtttaaaattaatattaatgaacTTTCGACAGcgttcaataattatttaaaatttattattagaacaaaaatatcaatatatatataatcattcatttaattttttaaattaaaattgatgcgTGAAATACTTTAATCTGATCTGATTTTATCTGATGACACAAACTGAAAGTTACTAACTTAAATTTCCACGCTTATGCCATCGCTAATGAcaaaaaagataataaaaaaaatcaaatgaaagtACCTacagctttttatttaaagcatacaaaaatcaaaaggcTTAACTCATGATAATATCAGATTCTCTTAAAGTCACGTAAAAATAAAGACTTACGTCTCTTCAATTTTGACTTGTCTAAGTCACTGACGATGTGCCGGGCCATGGGATATCTTTTGCACCCAAGATTATGAAGGTGAGTAATAAATTCTAAAACGCGGCTTTGTTGTGTACACTCTGATGGGAGTAAATtatctaaaacaaaatattaaattccaaaatgtcGAGTTGAGTTCATAAG is part of the Cloeon dipterum chromosome 1, ieCloDipt1.1, whole genome shotgun sequence genome and harbors:
- the GC gene encoding vitamin K-dependent gamma-carboxylase, producing the protein MARHIVSDLDKSKLKRPAMKEKKQRCKTDSQERSSTRCDEGTFAKLFGFNTSDLASFKCLLVLLYRPTDPASLGVVRCLFGLLMVFDIPEERGLAIADFRWGDPLECRFPLFNFLPQPSLQCMIMLYMVMWLGALGITLGFFFRTSCVAFASTYWYIFLLDKSSWNNHSYLYGLLAILLLPSQANLYCSLDSWLWPKKQKMAPLWNYAILRYQFFLLYFLAGLKKFDYDWLNGYSMTYLANHWVFEPFRVFMTPAQVDLWIIHVGGFLLDLTIAFWLFFDKTRPPALLFCASFHLMNSQIFSIGMFPYVCLVTLPLFCNPSWPRKLLSMTTVGNDCDSCTEDSPSSLEPIYSRDKKALTWKHYLVFSCLATHVTVQAVLPYSHSVTKGFNNWTSGLYGYSWDMMVHSWNTILILPRVVDNASGKEMFLDPEAWVQNDRWSKHVDMVHQWAKCVQRNVYQTQGITDISVHLDVWSSLNGRFQQRMYDPRVDLTKAQWSPFETPSWIMPLLTELSYWRIKLPEIEEDIFSWSNHTDVLFVADFPGLSMENFIAHGLGNVSLTVLEGEVEFIQNTHNSESKVIRRSNLKAGEHTNVKDSAFHHVKTVSHTPSCYMYTFINKTAQNLKENYEDYVPNSGLNVLGLHDSMALRYRNLKLSLKLVWNALLHTIFGVPVPRRVKRA